AGCTAAACGACTTGGTTGCTTCCGGTCATTATAAACGGTTTACGGATAATTCAACCTGGGCTTCAAACTCGAAAGAGTACCTGTGGGAGACCAGAGTAAAAGAGTACGTCAGTGGCGAAGGTGAGCTAAACCTAGTCACTCGTCCTCGGGAGGTAGCAGAAAAAGTTGGGTCAGAGGACTTAAAGGCTGACCTCGAAGCGTTTGCCCGAATGTTGGAGTTTGCCTATGAGAAGAAGGACGTTCAACTACTGATTCTAGCTCACCGCATAATCCATGACCTTGATTATTGGGTGTTCAATAACGAGACATTTGAGTCTCGGGATTACTGGGGAGCTACAGTCACTCTGGAAGGCCAGGACGGAATCCTTACCAAAAAATATTTGAATAAGTTTGAGTGAGTTTGAAGGAGTTTGCGCAGTTTTGTCGTAGTTTATTATGTAGGTGGTGAGGAAAATGTTACCTACTGAGGCCTCTTCTCCAAATACACTGGTTACTATTGGCGAGGCTAGTAAAATACTTGGTATTTCGACAGCAACATTATATCGTTATGAAAAACAGAATCTGCTTGTACCTCTGCGAACTGCAGGTGGACACCGGCGCTACTCCTTAGACCAGCTAAACAGGTTTAAAGGGAAAATGGGGTCGGAAGATTTTATTCATAACCGGAATGAGCGAGTTGCCACC
The sequence above is drawn from the Syntrophothermus lipocalidus DSM 12680 genome and encodes:
- a CDS encoding MerR family transcriptional regulator, whose amino-acid sequence is MLPTEASSPNTLVTIGEASKILGISTATLYRYEKQNLLVPLRTAGGHRRYSLDQLNRFKGKMGSEDFIHNRNERVATKGGSREDV